In one Rhinopithecus roxellana isolate Shanxi Qingling chromosome 1, ASM756505v1, whole genome shotgun sequence genomic region, the following are encoded:
- the LOC104655363 gene encoding histone H1x gives MSVELEEALPVTTAEGMAKKVTKAGGSAALSPSKKRKNSKKKNQPGKYSQLVVETIRRLGERNGSSLAKIYTEAKKVPWFDQQNGRTYLKYSIKALVQNDTLLQVKGTGANGSFKLNRKKLEGGGERRGAPAAATAPAPTAHKAKKAAPGAAGSRRADKKPARGQKPEQRSHKKGAAAKKDKGGKAKKTAAAGGKKVKKAAKPSVPKVPKGRK, from the coding sequence ATGTCTGTGGAGCTCGAGGAGGCCCTGCCGGTGACGACCGCCGAGGGGATGGCCAAGAAGGTGACCAAGGCTGGCGGCTCGGCGGCGTTGTCCCCAtctaagaagaggaagaacagCAAGAAGAAGAATCAGCCGGGCAAGTACAGCCAGCTGGTGGTGGAGACCATCCGCAGGCTGGGCGAACGCAACGGCTCGTCGCTAGCCAAGATCTACACTGAGGCCAAGAAGGTTCCGTGGTTCGATCAGCAGAACGGGCGCACCTACCTCAAGTACTCGATCAAGGCGCTGGTGCAGAACGACACGCTTCTACAGGTGAAGGGCACCGGCGCTAACGGTTCCTTCAAGCTCAACCGCAAGAAGCTGGAGGGCGGCGGGGAGCGGCGCGGAGCCCCGGCGGCCGCCACCGCCCCGGCGCCCACAGCGCACAAAGCGAAGAAGGCGGCTCCAGGCGCGGCCGGCTCCCGGCGCGCGGACAAGAAGCCCGCCAGGGGCCAGAAGCCGGAGCAGCGCTCGCACAAGAAGGGCGCTGCCGCCAAGAAGGACAAAGGCGGCAAGGCCAAGAAGACGGCGGCCGCCGGGGGCAAGAAGGTGAAGAAGGCGGCCAAGCCCAGCGTCCCCAAAGTGCCCAAGGGCCGCAAGTGA